One Vigna unguiculata cultivar IT97K-499-35 chromosome 11, ASM411807v1, whole genome shotgun sequence DNA window includes the following coding sequences:
- the LOC114169414 gene encoding cysteine-rich receptor-like protein kinase 25, whose protein sequence is MEGKQLILRSIYSCIFLFFLVFKPLLTEAQSPNYVGDDCSSTTPKPLSTEYKDNLNSVLSWLSSDAATSKGYNHNSFGNNTSGADAAVYGLYDCRGDVSGYFCQFCVSTASREVLQRCPNRVSAITWYDFCILRYSNENFFGNVTVDPSWNHTGTKNV, encoded by the coding sequence ATGGAGGGAAAACAATTGATTTTGAGATCAATATATTCCtgtatttttctgttttttcttgttttcaaaCCACTTCTTACAGAGGCACAATCACCCAACTATGTGGGAGATGACTGCAGTTCCACCACCCCAAAACCTCTCAGCACTGAATACAAAGACAACCTTAACAGTGTCCTCTCATGGCTATCCTCAGATGCAGCCACAAGCAAAGGCTATAACCACAACAGCTTTGGCAACAACACCTCTGGTGCAGATGCTGCTGTGTATGGCCTCTATGATTGCCGTGGTGATGTTTCTGGATACTTTTGTCAGTTCTGTGTGTCCACTGCTTCCAGAGAAGTTCTTCAGCGCTGCCCCAACAGGGTATCTGCAATTACATGGTACGATTTCTGCATCTTAAGGTACTCAAATGAGAACTTCTTTGGGAATGTAACGGTTGACCCGTCATGGAATCATACTGGAACAAAAAATGTGTAG